The Streptomyces collinus DNA segment CTTCGGGTTCCAGAAGCGCTTGATCTCCTCGAAGACCTGCTCGGCGCTGTCGTACGAGAACCCCTTCTCGTACCCCATCGCGCACGCCACCTCCGCGATGATCCGCCAGTCGGCCATCGCCTCCCCGGGCGGGTCCGCGGCCGGCCGGGTCAGCGTGAGGTTGCGCTCGCTGTTGACGAAGACGCCCTCGGCCTCGGTCCACATCGCGCCCGGCAGGACGACATCGGCGTACGCGTTCGTCTCGGTGTCCGTGAACACGTCCTGCGTGACGACGAACTCGGCGGCCTCCAGGCCCTCGATGACGGTGCGGCGGTTGGCGACCGAGGCGACCGGGTTGGTGCAGATGATCCAGCAGGCCTTGATCTCCCCGTCGGCCATCTGCCGGAACATCTCCACCGTGCCCTGCCCGGCCCCGTCGGCGCGCAGCGTCCCGGGCGGCAGCTCCCACACCTCCTCGGTGAAGGCCCGCTCCTCGGCGACGAGCACCGACCGCTGCCCCGGCAGCCCCGGCCCCATGTAACCCATCTCGCGCCCGCCCATGGCGTTGGGCTGCCCGGTCAGGGAGAACGGCCCGGCGCCCGGACGGCAGATCGCTCCCGTCGCCAGATGCAGATTGACCAGGGCGTTGGTGTTCCAGGTGCCGTGGGTGGACTGGTTGAGCCCCATGGTCCAGCAGCTCATCCACCGCTTGCCCGCCTCGCCGATCAGCCGGGCGGCCGTGCGCAGATCGTCCTCCGCGATCCCGGTGATCTCCGCGACCGAGGCCGGGGTGTAGTCGGCGAGAAAGCCGGGCAGCTCCTCCCAGCCCTCGGTGTGGTCCGCGACGAACTCCGGATCGGTGTGCCCGCCCTCGTACAGCAGATGCAGCAGGCCGTTCAGCAGTGCCAGGTCGGTCCCCGGCCTGACCTGGAGGAACAGATCGGCCTTCGCGGCGGTCGCGGTCCGCCTCGGGTCGACGACGATCAGCTTGGCGCCCGCCTTGACCCGCTCCATCATCCGCAGGAACAGGATCGGATGGCAGTCGGCCATGTTCGACCCGATGACGAGGAAGGCGTCCGCCCGGTCGAAGTCGTCGTACGACCCGGGAGGCCCGTCCGCACCCAGCGACAGCTTGTAGCCGGTGCCCGCGCTCGCCATGCACAGCCGCGAGTTCGACTCTATCCGGTTCGTCCCGACGAACCCCTTGGCCAGCTTGTTCGCCAGGTACTGCGCCTCCAGGCTCATCTGCCCGGAGACGTAGAAGGCGACCGCGTCCGGCCCGTGCTCGTCGACGATCGCCCGCAGCCGCGCGGCGGTCTCGGCGATCGCGTCGGCCATGGGCGCCGGGACCGCCTCCTCGCCCCGGTCGTCCCGCACGAGCGCGCTGGTCAGCCGCCCGGGCGCGGCGAGCATGTCGGCGGTGGTCGCGCCCTTGGTGCACAGCCGTCCCGCGTTCGCGGGGTGAGCCTTGTCACCCGACGCCTTCAGCACCGTGCGCCGCCCGTCCGGACCCGTCCCGACATCCAGCACGAGGCCGCAGCCCACACCGCAGTACGAGCAGACGGTGCGTACCCGCTGCGTCTCCTGCTGCGGCCGGGGGGTCGTGGTCATGCCGTCGACGGTACGAACATCCCGTTACGCAGGTGTCACATCACTTGATCACGAGCAGTTACGCCCGTCACACAGCCGCCTTTTGGCCGTTGTGAGGTGCAATGAGGTCGCGGAGCGTGTCGCTGTTGGGCCGAACGGGTGACTCTGCGCAAGAATTGCCCGATGCAGACAGCGAGCGCGAGCCAGGACGGAGCATGCCGGTGAACAGCCACGATGTCACCGACGAACAGTGGGAGGGGCTCGCCCAGGTCGTGCCGCTGCGAGGCCGGGATGCCTGGCCGTCCTCCGTCGGTCACCGGTCCATACCCGAGGCAGAGACGGAGACCCGCCGTCGTTTCGTCGTCCTGCGGGTGAACGTCTTCGCCGACGCCCGTGACGTCGCCGAGCGGCTGATGGCGGGCGTCCCCGTCCTCCTCGACCTCACCGGCGCGGAGACGGAGGTCGCCAAGCGGGTCCTCGACTTCAGCACGGGCGTCGTCTTCGGCCTGGCGAGCGGGATGCACCGGGTGGACCGCAACGTGTTCCTGCTGACCCCGGCGGGGACCGAGGTGACCGGGCTGATGGAAGGAGCGGGCCTCCCCGGGGTGTGACGGC contains these protein-coding regions:
- a CDS encoding cell division protein SepF, whose protein sequence is MPVNSHDVTDEQWEGLAQVVPLRGRDAWPSSVGHRSIPEAETETRRRFVVLRVNVFADARDVAERLMAGVPVLLDLTGAETEVAKRVLDFSTGVVFGLASGMHRVDRNVFLLTPAGTEVTGLMEGAGLPGV